One part of the Solanum dulcamara chromosome 3, daSolDulc1.2, whole genome shotgun sequence genome encodes these proteins:
- the LOC129882271 gene encoding thaumatin-like protein gives MLILSHLLCISLCVFLFLVSTNGTQLILVNNCRRSIWPGILGNRGKMTPKDGGFHMRSGDEVVFDVPKKWSGRIWARQNCHFNKTGKGSCDTGDCNGQLKCQGLEGKPPATVVEMTLGSSTSPLHFYDVSLVDGFNVPVSMRPIGGGIGCGVAECDVDLNICCPAALEVKIGGEVVGCKSACLAIQSAKYCCTGKFADPKTCKPTIFAHLFKAICPKAYSYAFDESSSLNRCRATRYVIIFCPPK, from the exons ATGCTGATTTTATCTCATCTACTCTGTATTTCACTCTGTGTATTCCTCTTTCTTGTTAGCACAA ATGGGACACAACTTATTCTAGTTAACAACTGCAGAAGAAGCATATGGCCTGGAATTCTTGGCAATAGAGGGAAGATGACTCCTAAAGATGGCGGCTTTCACATGAGGAGTGGTGATGAAGTAGTCTTTGATGTGCCTAAGAAGTGGTCGGGTAGGATATGGGCCAGGCAGAATTGTCACTTTAATAAGACTGGCAAAGGCTCATGTGATACTGGAGATTGTAATGGCCAGTTAAAATGCCAGGGGTTAGAAGGTAAACCACCGGCTACTGTTGTGGAAATGACACTAGGCTCATCGACTTCACCCTTGCATTTCTATGATGTGAGCTTAGTCGATGGCTTCAACGTGCCAGTTTCAATGAGACCTATTGGTGGAGGAATAGGTTGTGGCGTGGCAGAGTGTGATGTTGATCTGAATATATGTTGTCCAGCTGCACTCGAAGTGAAGATTGGTGGAGAAGTGGTAGGGTGCAAGAGTGCTTGTTTGGCTATACAATCAGCCAAGTACTGCTGCACAGGAAAATTTGCAGATCCCAAAACATGCAAACCTACTATTTTTGCTCATCTATTTAAGGCCATCTGTCCCAAGGCTTACAGTTATGCATTTGATGAGTCTTCTAGCCTAAACAGGTGTAGGGCTACAAGGTATGTCATTATCTTTTGCCCTCCAAAATAA